The following are encoded together in the Nitrospiraceae bacterium genome:
- the purE gene encoding 5-(carboxyamino)imidazole ribonucleotide mutase encodes MALAGGGSRSRQQGQKGARPLVGILGGSKSDFPILEKAVAVLTELGIASELMVVSAHRTPDRLFAYAEQAPARGIEVIIAGAGGAAHLPGMLAAKTHLPVIGIPIPTENLRGLDSLLSIVQMPRGIPVATVAIGGAENAGLLAAQILAGRYPEIETRVKAFRKKQTEGVLHSAEAKGMVAGGTTSRHPSRRS; translated from the coding sequence ATGGCCCTTGCCGGTGGTGGCAGCCGATCTCGGCAACAAGGACAAAAAGGAGCCCGCCCGCTGGTCGGAATCCTTGGAGGAAGCAAGTCCGATTTCCCAATCCTCGAAAAGGCAGTTGCGGTCCTCACAGAACTTGGGATTGCCAGTGAACTGATGGTGGTCTCGGCGCATCGGACCCCGGACCGCCTGTTTGCCTATGCCGAACAAGCCCCGGCACGAGGTATCGAAGTGATAATCGCCGGAGCTGGCGGTGCGGCCCATCTCCCCGGCATGCTCGCCGCAAAAACACACCTTCCCGTCATCGGTATCCCGATTCCGACAGAAAATCTCCGTGGACTCGATTCGTTGCTTTCCATCGTCCAGATGCCACGCGGGATACCAGTGGCAACGGTGGCGATCGGGGGCGCAGAGAATGCAGGGCTGCTCGCGGCTCAGATTCTTGCCGGTCGGTATCCTGAAATTGAAACACGCGTAAAAGCGTTTCGAAAAAAGCAGACCGAGGGGGTTCTCCATTCTGCTGAAGCCAAAGGCATGGTGGCCGGGGGCACCACGTCCCGTCATCCGAGTCGCCGGTCGTGA
- a CDS encoding rhomboid family intramembrane serine protease: MIPLHDDNPTEHTPVVTITFIVTCVLVFLYQASLSDKFGELFVFQYGAIPAAVFGQTDLPEDTSRIPAYSTLLTSMFLHGSWMHLLGNMLYLWVFGNNIEDVMGHAKFVIFYVTCGILAALSHAITDPSSTIPMVGASGAISGVLGAYLLLFPRAHVLVLMPGLGMTQVAAGIVLGMWFVLQLLSGGMSLGSSGGGVAFFAHIGGFVAGMALIGFFKRPDVPFFAPSRRNRWDF, from the coding sequence ATGATTCCGCTCCACGACGACAATCCGACGGAGCACACGCCCGTCGTCACGATCACGTTCATCGTTACCTGTGTCCTTGTGTTTCTGTATCAAGCGAGCTTGTCCGACAAGTTCGGAGAATTGTTCGTCTTTCAGTACGGCGCCATTCCCGCTGCTGTCTTTGGTCAAACCGATCTTCCCGAAGACACAAGCAGGATTCCGGCCTATTCCACACTCTTGACCAGCATGTTCCTGCACGGCAGTTGGATGCACCTGCTCGGCAACATGCTCTATCTCTGGGTATTTGGAAACAATATCGAAGATGTCATGGGTCACGCCAAGTTCGTCATCTTCTACGTCACATGCGGAATCCTCGCAGCGTTAAGCCATGCGATAACTGATCCCTCATCGACCATTCCGATGGTGGGGGCCAGTGGAGCGATCTCGGGCGTGCTGGGCGCATACCTGCTGTTGTTTCCCCGCGCCCACGTGCTCGTGCTGATGCCGGGGCTGGGGATGACGCAGGTTGCGGCCGGAATTGTGCTCGGGATGTGGTTCGTCCTGCAACTACTCAGCGGTGGAATGAGCTTGGGAAGTTCAGGTGGTGGAGTCGCCTTTTTCGCTCATATCGGAGGTTTTGTCGCCGGGATGGCCCTCATCGGATTCTTCAAGCGGCCGGATGTTCCGTTCTTTGCCCCGAGTCGAAGGAACCGATGGGATTTCTAG
- a CDS encoding DUF692 family protein, which translates to MAQHKGGFLTVSGNVKRAFTDRLQAISPQGLGVSVDVYSPDLIELTDHLGSRKLSPGYLEIFKASTGALEVIRQHLPSVALSYHGEGLWVTQPESRGHQTFDEAVAEAATHLNILQSPWLNHECATKQMGGYSFGTYLPPLFTPASAEVVAQNIVLVQAALDSQCRRPDGSTPVFLLEMPPLTYFAVGTIPIAQFFRLIVERAPCGLVLDLGHLWTVYRYTGMWRRMSLVQFVQEFLDEFPMDRVVEIHIAGLATHEALHRREISSEPPEWLDAHAAPIPPVLFEILGQVLGHRNLTSLRGVALEVDTKVIDLIANEFEQVSRQFAPVIQGVMGGSTMTNLASEQSPYGTYEPAITSRFERQQLCDDYERYAKIVSDHTAPPGDQWNGAVCECEGLELYRTSYLPHEILQWGGSLTDMFPESCQALRQRGIALRDFVAFWFREPRPITQCYDFFLIKIERFVEFVRERAPEVTTCAEQEAAGLRAAYAEVNEPAIPAQGRAR; encoded by the coding sequence TTGGCACAGCACAAGGGTGGATTCTTGACCGTCTCTGGAAACGTCAAGCGAGCCTTTACGGATCGACTCCAAGCGATTTCCCCTCAGGGTCTCGGAGTCTCAGTAGACGTCTATTCTCCTGACCTGATCGAACTCACAGACCACCTCGGAAGTCGAAAGCTCTCTCCGGGTTATCTCGAAATTTTTAAAGCCTCGACGGGCGCGCTGGAGGTCATAAGACAGCATCTACCGAGCGTCGCCCTCTCGTATCATGGAGAGGGATTGTGGGTGACTCAACCAGAAAGCCGAGGCCATCAGACATTTGATGAGGCAGTGGCCGAAGCCGCGACACACCTCAATATCCTCCAGAGCCCGTGGCTGAACCATGAATGCGCGACGAAACAGATGGGAGGCTATTCGTTCGGGACCTACTTGCCTCCGCTCTTTACGCCAGCGAGCGCCGAAGTCGTTGCTCAGAACATTGTTCTTGTGCAGGCTGCGCTCGATAGCCAATGTCGCAGACCTGATGGTTCGACTCCCGTGTTTTTGTTGGAAATGCCGCCACTGACCTACTTCGCCGTCGGTACCATTCCGATCGCACAATTTTTCCGATTGATCGTCGAGCGTGCTCCTTGCGGCCTCGTGCTGGATCTCGGTCATCTCTGGACGGTGTATCGCTACACAGGAATGTGGCGACGAATGTCCCTGGTCCAATTCGTCCAGGAATTCCTCGATGAATTCCCGATGGACCGCGTCGTGGAAATCCACATCGCGGGCTTGGCCACACATGAAGCACTTCATAGGCGTGAGATCAGCTCCGAGCCGCCCGAATGGCTCGATGCGCACGCAGCTCCGATTCCACCGGTCCTGTTCGAGATCCTGGGACAAGTGCTTGGCCACAGAAACCTGACGAGTCTGAGGGGGGTGGCGTTAGAAGTCGACACCAAGGTGATCGACTTGATCGCCAACGAATTTGAACAGGTGTCACGGCAGTTCGCTCCGGTCATTCAGGGTGTGATGGGTGGAAGCACAATGACGAACCTCGCCTCAGAGCAATCGCCCTACGGCACGTATGAACCCGCTATCACCAGCCGGTTCGAGCGACAGCAGTTGTGCGACGACTATGAACGATACGCCAAGATCGTGTCAGACCATACCGCTCCACCAGGGGATCAGTGGAACGGAGCTGTATGTGAATGCGAGGGACTCGAGCTGTACCGTACGTCCTATTTGCCTCATGAAATTCTCCAGTGGGGTGGCTCGCTCACGGACATGTTTCCAGAGAGCTGCCAGGCCTTACGCCAACGTGGAATTGCTCTCAGGGACTTTGTCGCCTTCTGGTTTCGGGAGCCGAGGCCTATTACGCAGTGCTACGACTTTTTTCTCATCAAGATTGAACGATTCGTGGAATTTGTGCGAGAGCGGGCGCCTGAGGTAACCACTTGCGCGGAACAGGAAGCGGCAGGCTTACGTGCGGCCTATGCTGAAGTCAACGAGCCGGCCATACCGGCTCAAGGGAGAGCGAGATGA
- a CDS encoding phosphohydrolase, whose translation MPWYARNIMAGSHQPRRFSKPPTVILYHAECADGFGAAWAIWKQFPSARFIPVKHGNPPPPELTTQRVVIVDFSYDRPTLERMASETQALLVLDHHITAEKALAGRPYAYFDLKKSGAVLAWEWAHDHPVPWLLDYIQDKDLWTWALPLSREINAAVASHPFDFELWNGFQQKDLEQEGRAILRYEHELVNKLAAQAVLVEFQKAIVPSVQSAVLTSQIGERLSADYPFCIIWHDRDGRRYYSMRSREDGTDVGAIAASFGGGGHTHAAGFSISLGQDGSLPNNPTLPRSIVNRRRPSSS comes from the coding sequence GTGCCATGGTATGCTCGCAATATTATGGCCGGCTCGCATCAACCTCGTCGTTTCTCCAAACCTCCGACTGTCATTCTCTACCACGCCGAATGTGCGGATGGCTTTGGGGCAGCGTGGGCGATCTGGAAACAATTTCCCAGCGCGCGCTTTATCCCGGTGAAACATGGCAATCCGCCTCCTCCCGAGCTGACCACACAACGAGTCGTGATCGTGGACTTCAGTTATGACCGCCCAACCCTTGAACGCATGGCCTCCGAGACGCAGGCTCTGTTGGTTCTCGATCACCATATCACTGCAGAGAAAGCCCTGGCTGGTCGACCCTACGCCTACTTCGATTTGAAGAAGTCCGGCGCGGTGCTCGCGTGGGAATGGGCCCATGATCACCCTGTGCCCTGGTTGCTCGACTATATTCAGGATAAAGATTTATGGACGTGGGCGCTTCCCTTGAGTCGAGAAATCAACGCCGCCGTTGCGTCTCACCCGTTTGATTTTGAACTCTGGAACGGATTCCAACAGAAGGACCTGGAACAGGAGGGCCGCGCCATCCTGCGGTATGAGCATGAGCTGGTGAATAAACTCGCCGCCCAGGCTGTCTTGGTCGAGTTTCAGAAGGCCATTGTCCCTTCCGTGCAAAGTGCGGTCTTAACCAGTCAGATCGGCGAACGACTTTCCGCCGATTACCCGTTCTGCATCATCTGGCACGATCGCGACGGACGACGATACTACAGCATGCGTTCTCGTGAGGATGGAACTGATGTCGGCGCCATTGCGGCCTCGTTTGGCGGGGGCGGGCACACACACGCGGCCGGCTTTTCGATCTCTCTGGGCCAAGACGGATCCCTGCCGAACAATCCGACTCTTCCACGCTCGATCGTCAACCGTCGACGCCCTTCCTCCTCGTGA
- a CDS encoding 5-(carboxyamino)imidazole ribonucleotide synthase: MTFAVIEPGNVLGVLGGGQLGAMFTTAAQRMGYQVAVWDPDPDAPAHRLAQRSFPVPFSDQPTLGEFLALVSAVTYEWENVPVSLCRTLEVSKPVRPSSAILHTIQDRLEQKGFLAARGFPVVPFLPLLKPDQLSAVVGKVGHPALVKTATAGYDGKGQWRITGESDVEQLERVLSESVRPGIRWIVERLVTFDRELSILVVRGMDGQTRIYPLAENEHEVGILRTTLVPARVPAEIAARAAKLAREVVEALQGVGVFCLELFYLSTGELLINEIAPRPHNSGHYTLDACSVSQFEQQVRALCSLPLGEARLLKAAAMVNLLGTDATTIHDPSCGALLNTPGTFLHLYGKRIMRSRRKMGHVTFVVDSVSLAEERARQLCRKLASDQNS, from the coding sequence GTGACATTCGCGGTTATTGAGCCCGGGAACGTGCTTGGCGTCCTGGGCGGCGGACAGTTGGGCGCCATGTTCACGACGGCTGCCCAGCGAATGGGTTATCAGGTGGCGGTCTGGGATCCTGATCCAGATGCGCCAGCTCACCGGCTTGCCCAGCGATCCTTCCCCGTTCCCTTTTCCGACCAACCCACGCTCGGTGAGTTCCTCGCCTTGGTCAGCGCCGTGACCTATGAGTGGGAAAACGTTCCGGTCAGTCTGTGCAGGACGCTGGAAGTAAGCAAGCCGGTTCGGCCGTCGAGCGCCATTCTTCACACCATTCAAGATCGTCTCGAACAGAAAGGGTTTTTAGCCGCCCGGGGATTTCCCGTCGTGCCGTTTCTTCCCTTGTTGAAGCCGGACCAGCTTTCGGCTGTCGTGGGAAAGGTCGGGCATCCTGCGCTCGTGAAAACGGCGACGGCGGGCTACGATGGAAAGGGTCAGTGGCGAATCACCGGTGAGTCTGACGTTGAGCAACTCGAACGAGTCTTGTCCGAGTCGGTTCGTCCCGGAATCAGGTGGATTGTTGAACGGCTCGTAACGTTTGACCGAGAACTCTCGATTCTCGTCGTCCGCGGGATGGACGGACAGACCCGAATCTATCCCCTGGCCGAGAACGAACATGAGGTCGGTATTCTACGGACGACGCTCGTGCCCGCTCGCGTCCCCGCGGAGATTGCCGCACGTGCTGCAAAGCTCGCGCGGGAGGTTGTGGAGGCGCTTCAGGGTGTCGGCGTCTTCTGTCTTGAACTGTTTTATCTATCCACCGGAGAATTGCTGATCAACGAAATTGCTCCTCGACCCCACAACTCGGGGCATTATACCCTCGATGCGTGCAGCGTGTCTCAGTTTGAGCAACAAGTACGCGCGCTCTGCAGCCTCCCGCTTGGAGAAGCTCGTCTCCTGAAAGCTGCCGCGATGGTGAATCTCCTTGGAACCGATGCAACGACGATACATGACCCGAGCTGTGGAGCTCTGCTCAACACGCCCGGAACATTTCTTCATCTGTACGGAAAGCGGATCATGCGATCTCGACGAAAGATGGGCCATGTGACGTTCGTTGTCGATTCGGTGAGCCTCGCAGAGGAGCGCGCACGACAACTCTGTCGCAAGTTAGCCAGCGACCAGAACAGCTGA
- a CDS encoding LOG family protein, giving the protein MNDPVKSTPARPRSTLSKEETLDQVRLLLDRPDDDLPAALLKELLGGVLRLHEAHLDVLDLKILNRAMKELRHAFRVFHNYRGRRKVSIFGSARTASNDPNYQLAFLFAERVVQAGFMVITGGADGIMRAAQEGAGRENSFGVNIMLPFEQGPNATIADDPKLVTFKYFFTRKLMFQKEANAIALFPGGFGTHDEGFEILTLAQTGKSDPMPIVCLEAPGCDYWDEWAGFINAQLLARKLINEEDLSLFKIVTSADEAVAEIMAFYRRFHSIRYVGRQLAMRLTQAPSSEQVANIHARFADLLSEGTFDLRGPLPEELDEPDLIDLPRLVFTSNRRSAGRLRQLIDHLNTL; this is encoded by the coding sequence ATGAATGATCCGGTGAAATCCACACCAGCTCGTCCTCGAAGCACACTGTCGAAGGAGGAAACCCTCGACCAGGTCCGTCTCCTGCTCGATCGTCCCGACGACGACCTTCCCGCCGCACTGTTGAAAGAACTGCTCGGGGGGGTCCTTCGCCTACACGAAGCCCATCTCGACGTTCTGGATCTGAAAATCCTGAATCGGGCGATGAAGGAACTGCGCCACGCATTTCGCGTGTTCCACAACTATCGGGGTCGCCGAAAAGTCAGTATCTTCGGGTCCGCACGTACCGCGTCGAACGATCCTAATTATCAATTGGCGTTCCTCTTCGCCGAACGTGTCGTGCAAGCCGGTTTCATGGTGATCACAGGTGGTGCGGACGGCATCATGCGGGCGGCACAGGAGGGAGCCGGCCGCGAGAACAGCTTCGGCGTCAATATCATGCTGCCCTTCGAACAGGGGCCCAATGCGACGATTGCTGACGATCCCAAGCTCGTCACGTTTAAATACTTCTTCACGCGCAAGCTCATGTTTCAAAAAGAGGCCAATGCCATCGCCTTATTCCCCGGTGGATTTGGTACCCACGACGAGGGATTTGAGATTTTGACATTGGCGCAAACGGGCAAGAGCGATCCCATGCCGATCGTATGCCTTGAGGCGCCGGGATGCGATTATTGGGACGAATGGGCAGGCTTCATCAATGCTCAGCTACTCGCTCGGAAACTGATCAACGAAGAGGATTTGAGCCTCTTTAAGATCGTCACATCCGCGGACGAGGCCGTCGCGGAAATCATGGCCTTCTATCGACGATTCCACTCGATTCGATACGTGGGACGGCAGCTGGCCATGCGCCTCACGCAAGCCCCCTCGTCCGAACAGGTGGCGAATATCCACGCACGGTTTGCGGACCTCCTGTCTGAAGGTACCTTCGATCTCCGCGGGCCGCTTCCTGAAGAGCTAGACGAGCCGGACCTCATCGACCTCCCTCGCTTAGTGTTCACTTCAAACCGACGCAGTGCTGGACGGCTACGCCAGCTGATTGACCACCTCAACACGCTGTAA
- a CDS encoding CBS domain-containing protein: protein MSTADEYPPRTTNPIPTVVAHMMTPGVVQIPGDVSVSEAALMLEREQTPCLLVKDTETLFGLMTPTDIVKKVVAQGLEPHNIEARTIMTQPVQFIEYDRALEEATALMTSTGASHLIVTKDNQPVGVLSARDLMLTPPPRRTRIPAMLRISQSGIAAGTTPYSATIIQLGHLGALLELNTALDAGTNILLVFSLPGQHTPLTLQGTVLVCKENRSGNASNAVDIQFKNVATTDQTRIKAWVLQTLPLPQDRS, encoded by the coding sequence ATGTCAACAGCCGATGAGTATCCCCCTCGGACCACGAATCCAATACCGACTGTGGTTGCCCATATGATGACACCAGGGGTCGTACAGATTCCGGGCGATGTCTCCGTGAGTGAGGCGGCGCTCATGCTCGAACGCGAACAGACTCCCTGCCTGCTGGTGAAAGACACTGAGACGCTGTTCGGACTCATGACTCCAACCGACATCGTCAAGAAAGTGGTCGCGCAGGGACTGGAACCTCATAATATCGAGGCTCGCACGATCATGACTCAGCCAGTCCAGTTCATCGAATATGACCGTGCGTTGGAAGAGGCCACCGCCCTCATGACGTCGACGGGAGCCTCTCACTTGATCGTCACAAAAGACAACCAGCCGGTCGGTGTACTCAGCGCACGCGATCTCATGCTGACTCCACCGCCGCGACGCACGCGAATTCCCGCGATGCTCAGAATCTCACAGAGCGGAATCGCGGCTGGGACGACTCCTTACAGCGCCACCATTATCCAACTCGGTCACCTCGGGGCGCTGCTCGAGTTAAACACGGCTCTGGATGCGGGAACAAATATTCTTCTTGTCTTTTCGTTGCCCGGTCAGCACACACCGCTGACGCTTCAAGGAACGGTGCTTGTCTGTAAGGAAAACCGTTCGGGCAACGCCTCGAATGCCGTCGACATCCAATTTAAAAACGTAGCGACGACGGACCAGACACGTATCAAAGCCTGGGTATTGCAAACACTTCCGCTTCCCCAAGATCGCTCCTAA
- a CDS encoding HlyD family efflux transporter periplasmic adaptor subunit — protein MARLTEGLRNKVRSLVKQDTGLDQIAIDDLATSNKLQAWEAVDIPERLRFSSRLAIKLVLLFILIIAFVPWTQTITVTGQLSAYTPFERPQDIEAQITGRIKKWHIFEGVRVKQGDLILEMDDYDPDFMSPDLLSLLEQRRKALADTRKAALGRAEQLDKRISEMQNLVKAAVPSAQARVVEAENRVREANQKVEAAKIAVTTAELNVDRHKQLAEQGLVSQRELELTIQAAIATKADLTGAQASLKAAEQSMKALSFGREQVSAEVLQRLLDAEAARDASVAEAAKAADQLADVSLRLSNAEQRRLASRVLAPIDGTVVRMAQAGAGETVRQGDKIVRISPASTDKAIEMMADGLDAPLLNVGRKVRILFYGIPAIPLPAWPEIMAGTFGGVIKVIDQVDDGKGNFRFWVVPDPDDRPWPPQEHIRQGTKAMGWVILNRVPLWYELWRRFNLFPPDYQERPPSLIDTLLPKAGRGAK, from the coding sequence GTGGCACGCCTGACCGAAGGCCTCAGAAACAAAGTCCGGTCTCTCGTCAAACAGGACACCGGCCTCGACCAGATCGCCATCGACGACCTCGCGACTTCCAACAAACTCCAAGCCTGGGAAGCGGTTGATATCCCTGAACGCTTGCGCTTTTCCTCACGGCTCGCCATCAAGTTGGTCCTCCTTTTTATATTGATCATCGCCTTTGTTCCCTGGACCCAGACGATCACGGTGACAGGCCAACTGTCTGCTTACACCCCGTTCGAACGACCCCAGGACATCGAAGCGCAAATTACCGGACGGATAAAGAAGTGGCACATCTTCGAGGGCGTGCGGGTCAAGCAAGGCGATCTGATTCTGGAGATGGACGATTACGACCCCGACTTCATGTCCCCCGACTTGCTCTCGTTACTCGAGCAGCGGCGGAAGGCTCTGGCTGATACTCGGAAGGCCGCCTTAGGTCGCGCCGAGCAACTCGACAAACGCATCAGCGAGATGCAGAACCTCGTAAAGGCCGCAGTGCCTTCGGCACAGGCTCGCGTCGTCGAGGCAGAAAACAGGGTTCGCGAAGCCAACCAGAAGGTAGAAGCGGCGAAAATTGCGGTCACGACGGCAGAGTTGAACGTAGATCGCCACAAACAACTGGCTGAACAGGGGTTGGTTTCTCAGCGTGAACTCGAGTTGACGATCCAAGCGGCCATTGCGACTAAAGCAGACTTGACCGGAGCGCAGGCCAGTCTCAAAGCGGCGGAACAGAGCATGAAGGCGTTGAGTTTCGGTCGAGAGCAGGTCAGCGCCGAAGTGCTGCAACGTTTGCTCGATGCGGAAGCTGCCCGCGACGCGTCGGTGGCTGAGGCGGCCAAGGCCGCCGATCAGTTGGCGGATGTGTCGTTACGGCTCTCCAACGCAGAGCAACGCCGTCTGGCCAGCCGCGTCTTGGCTCCGATCGACGGCACCGTCGTCCGCATGGCGCAGGCAGGCGCTGGAGAAACAGTCCGACAAGGAGATAAGATCGTTCGTATTTCACCGGCCAGCACCGATAAGGCCATTGAAATGATGGCCGACGGGTTGGACGCGCCATTGCTCAACGTTGGCCGAAAAGTCCGCATTCTCTTCTACGGGATTCCCGCCATTCCCCTTCCTGCATGGCCTGAGATTATGGCCGGTACCTTCGGAGGCGTGATCAAAGTCATCGACCAAGTTGACGACGGGAAGGGCAACTTCCGATTCTGGGTGGTCCCTGATCCGGACGATCGCCCGTGGCCTCCACAGGAGCACATTCGCCAAGGCACGAAGGCCATGGGATGGGTCATTCTGAATCGTGTCCCTCTCTGGTATGAGCTGTGGCGACGGTTCAATCTCTTTCCGCCTGATTATCAAGAACGGCCGCCGAGCTTAATCGACACCCTCCTGCCGAAAGCAGGACGGGGTGCGAAGTAA